The proteins below come from a single Miscanthus floridulus cultivar M001 chromosome 1, ASM1932011v1, whole genome shotgun sequence genomic window:
- the LOC136500977 gene encoding uncharacterized protein isoform X2 translates to MRATCCELRQCAQYDSSRSFRSRKRKCATCSSRCLQIPCYAAASAYRHQSPSPATGIRGKESARRKEQEYMSEKRISDRESCQADRILAAMDMLCSGRFLARRTPLVLVPRCSRGSPDKSVSDKGETSTDWDKAWATFKKKGKRTLFSDFSTDKYVTWNPRRSEYPLSEEVDPIKRTERSNLMLWTSPQFTLVGAIIIVLTLLIYTLVVPPNSEVTAEVTARRQ, encoded by the exons ATGAGAGCCACATGCTGCGAGCTGCGGCAGTGTGCGCAGTATgactcgtctcgctcctttcgcTCACGCAAGCGCAAGTGCGCAACCTGCTCCTCTCGCTGTCTCCAGATCCCCTGctacgccgccgcctccgcctaccGCCACCAGTCTCCCTCCCCTGCAACCGGGATAAGAGGAAAAGAATCCGCGCGGCGAAAGGAACAGGAGTACATGAGTGAAAAAAGAATCTCCGATCGGGAGTCCTGCCAGGCTGATAGAATCTTGGCAGCCATGGATATGCTATGTTCCGGGAGATTCTTGGCACGACGGACTCCCCTCGTGCTCGTCCCTCGCTGCTCTCGAGGCTCCCCGGACAAAAGCGTCAGCGACAAAG GTGAAACCTCTACTGACTGGGACAAGGCATGGGCTACGTTtaagaagaaagggaagaggacCCTCTTTTCTGATTTCTCAACAGACAAGTATGTGACCTGGAACCCACGGCGCAGCGAGTATCCATTGTCAGAAGAGGTTGATCCAATCAAGAGAACTGAAAGATCTAACTTGATGCTGTGGACAAGTCCCCAGTTTACCTTGGTGGGGGCGATTATCATCGTCTTGACATTACTAATCTATACACTAGTTGTTCCTCCCAACTCCGAAGTAACTGCAGAAGTGACAGCTAGGAG ACAGTAG
- the LOC136500977 gene encoding uncharacterized protein isoform X1 has translation MRATCCELRQCAQYDSSRSFRSRKRKCATCSSRCLQIPCYAAASAYRHQSPSPATGIRGKESARRKEQEYMSEKRISDRESCQADRILAAMDMLCSGRFLARRTPLVLVPRCSRGSPDKSVSDKGETSTDWDKAWATFKKKGKRTLFSDFSTDKYVTWNPRRSEYPLSEEVDPIKRTERSNLMLWTSPQFTLVGAIIIVLTLLIYTLVVPPNSEVTAEVTARSILDQVKLQTSHPSGLNSFQVLTLVGCCSVGLIKRDWFGSKIMNHNFSILKISGCLEHLELVVLSSVLH, from the exons ATGAGAGCCACATGCTGCGAGCTGCGGCAGTGTGCGCAGTATgactcgtctcgctcctttcgcTCACGCAAGCGCAAGTGCGCAACCTGCTCCTCTCGCTGTCTCCAGATCCCCTGctacgccgccgcctccgcctaccGCCACCAGTCTCCCTCCCCTGCAACCGGGATAAGAGGAAAAGAATCCGCGCGGCGAAAGGAACAGGAGTACATGAGTGAAAAAAGAATCTCCGATCGGGAGTCCTGCCAGGCTGATAGAATCTTGGCAGCCATGGATATGCTATGTTCCGGGAGATTCTTGGCACGACGGACTCCCCTCGTGCTCGTCCCTCGCTGCTCTCGAGGCTCCCCGGACAAAAGCGTCAGCGACAAAG GTGAAACCTCTACTGACTGGGACAAGGCATGGGCTACGTTtaagaagaaagggaagaggacCCTCTTTTCTGATTTCTCAACAGACAAGTATGTGACCTGGAACCCACGGCGCAGCGAGTATCCATTGTCAGAAGAGGTTGATCCAATCAAGAGAACTGAAAGATCTAACTTGATGCTGTGGACAAGTCCCCAGTTTACCTTGGTGGGGGCGATTATCATCGTCTTGACATTACTAATCTATACACTAGTTGTTCCTCCCAACTCCGAAGTAACTGCAGAAGTGACAGCTAGGAG CATTTTGGATCAAGTCAAACTTCAGACTTCTCATCCTTCAGGCTTGAACAGTTTCCAAGTTTTGACTCTTGTGGGTTGTTGCAGTGTCGGTCTAATAAAAAGAGATTGGTTCGGTTCTAAAATTATGAACCATAATTTTAGCATTCTTAAGATATCAGGCTGTTTAGAGCATCTGGAGTTGGTTGTGTTATCTTCGGTCCTTCACTAA